A portion of the Hoplias malabaricus isolate fHopMal1 chromosome 1, fHopMal1.hap1, whole genome shotgun sequence genome contains these proteins:
- the LOC136667418 gene encoding putative transmembrane protein INAFM2: MKEAKSAAGRINGGPDRRASYPGDQWVKQANSATKVWVKVAMGITYFLCVSVAAFVLAIYYGIFWKPDGSVSNSTQTGQTGNNTNSSSRGFDTALTSTNSCSRG, from the coding sequence ATGAAGGAAGCTAAATCCGCCGCCGGGAGGATAAACGGGGGTCCGGACCGGAGGGCGAGTTATCCGGGGGACCAGTGGGTAAAGCAGGCGAACTCGGCTACCAAAGTCTGGGTGAAGGTGGCCATGGGAATCACCTATTTTCTCTGCGTTTCCGTCGCTGCTTTCGTCCTGGCCATTTACTACGGGATCTTCTGGAAACCGGACGGCTCTGTGTCCAACAGCACCCAGACAGGACAGACCGGTAATAACACTAACTCCAGCTCCAGAGGCTTTGACACCGCGCTGACCAGTACTAACTCCTGCTCCAGAGGCTAA
- the ccdc9 gene encoding coiled-coil domain-containing protein 9 isoform X2 has translation MSAVMDLKTKEEKDAELDKRIEALRKKNEALVKRYQEIQEDKKKAEQEGIAVTTPRKPRSHQSEPERRKIEKENITVTVDLSKHSAEKRVVNDRKPPSLCDDHGPEEGDSRQPQGESPPRQAGSGRLNRGGQRGGGPRPERREPRSDKPDLRTDRPPREGEGGESYSRGGRRGGGRGGRGVPQQSGPGSDRKSKEWEEKRRQNIEKMNEEMEKIAEYERGRRADGEKNPTRNFLDDPRRSGPIPEADRKEGSRRHVRNWGGLDFDNVKTGAEVEKEWTSRRPGGTSSVDMTLSMTGRERAEYLRWKKEREQIDEERLARHRNATGQWRREWDAQKTDTMFTEDPAVSGEGMPESSSRREDNKKPPKAPTFGDFVGQSKPRERNHGGRGKGKGRGQVKSYSMHDNRWEGEKEEEKGKKEEQEQEKEKEEDRPKPPSKKPAEVVEKTVSGGSAEEDDEEWEDASDGEDDDEEEEKKCQNEEKVAKKDYKSPEKTTRSHMHSTPSPKEQRTSRPKVRIPSPQETLSTPEITKPSSPFSPLDHHPVSDWGEEMEMQSPKSSLGESPLKPSSNESSPAPNKSQEEEHVGEVTVPCEVAGKQDPAQPESAAPKKPASDEPSTQGVDSTSNSKSTEENTGSHTPSTPCAKEQQNSREQETLRTPEANKPSSSFPSHDPQPVSDWGEEMEIQSPKSSHGESPLRPNSSDSNPAQTKSHEEQNFSDITVPTAVAGNQDPAQPEESAAPTIEPEQKQSGSEAAVEKSLDQPCSG, from the exons ATG TCTGCTGTAATGGATTTGAAGACAAAGGAGGAGAAGGATGCAGAGCTAGACAAACGGATTGAGGCTCTGCGGAAAAAGAATGAGGCTTTAGTGAAAAGGTACCAG GAAATACAGGAGGACAAAAAGAAGGCTGAACAGGAGGGCATTGCTGTGACGACACCTCGCAAACCCCGCTCTCATCAGTCTGAGCCAGAACGAAGAAAGATTGAGAAAGAAAACATAACTGTGACGGTTGACCTGTCCAAACATAGTGCG GAAAAGCGAGTGGTGAATGATAGGAAACCACCATCTCTTTGTGATGATCATGGACCAGAAGAGGGAGACAGTAGGCAGCCCCAAGGTGAGAGTCCTCCTCGTCAGGCTGGGTCAGGCCGTCTGAACAGAGGTGGGCAGCGTGGGGGAGGTCCACGCCCAGAAAGGAGAGAACCACGATCTGATAAACCTGACCTTCGAACAGACAGGCCACCACGAGAGGGGGAAGGTGGAGAGAGCTACTCacgaggaggaagaagagggggaggaagaggaggaagaggtgtgCCTCAACAAAGTGGACCTGGTTCTGACAGAAAGTCCAAG GAGTGGGAGGAGAAGAGGAGGcaaaatattgaaaaaatgaatgaagagaTGGAGAAGATCGCTGAGTATGAAAGAGGTCGACGG GCTGATGGAGAGAAGAACCCCACCCGGAACTTTCTGGATGATCCACGGCGCAGCGGGCCCATCCCTGAGGCTGATCGCAAAGAGGGAAGCCGCAGACATGTGCGAAACTGGGGAGGACTTGACTTTGATAATGTGAAGACAGGGGCTGAGGTGGAGAAAGAATGGACG AGTCGTCGGCCTGGGGGGACAAGCTCGGTGGATATGACTTTGTCTATGACTGGCAGAGAACGGGCAGAGTATCTGCGCTGGAAAAAAGAACGTGAACAGATAGACGAAGAGAGACTGGCCCGCCACCGCAATGCTACTGGCCAGTGGAGACGAGAATGGGATGCCCAGAAAACGGACACAAT gttcactgaagacccAGCTGTGTCTGGAGAGGGCATGCCAGAATCAAGCAGCAGAAGAG AGGACAACAAGAAGCCCCCCAAGGCACCCACATTTGGAGATTTTGTGGGGCAAAGCAAACCAAGGGAGAGAAACCATGGAGGTCGTGGAAAAGGGAAAGGTCGTGGTCAGGTCAAAAGCTACAG TATGCATGATAATAGGTGggaaggagagaaggaggaggaaaaggggaaaaaagaagagcaggaacaagagaaagagaaggaagagGACAGACCCAAACCTCCATCCAAAAAG CCTGCGGAAGTTGTGGAAAAAACAGTCTCTGGAGGTTCGGCTGAGGAAGACGATGAGGAGTGGGAGGATGCCAGTGATGGAGAGGAcgatgatgaagaggaggagaaaaagtGTCAGAATGAAGAGAAAGTTGCTAAAAAAGATTATAAATCCCCAGAGAAGACCACTAGATCTCATATGCACTCCACTCCCAGTCCAAAAGAGCAGCGGACCTCCAGGCCCAAAGTGCGTATCCCTTCTCCACAGGAGACCCTCAGCACTCCAGAGATTACTAAGCCCAGCAGTCCCTTCTCTCCATTGGACCACCATCCTGTATCAGACTGGGGGGAAGAAATGGAGATGCAGTCTCCTAAAAGTAGCTTGGGAGAGAGCCCCCTGAAACCCAGTAGTAATGAAAGCAGTCCAGCCCCGAATAAGAGCCAAGAGGAGGAGCATGTCGGTGAAGTCACTGTGCCCTGTGAAGTGGCAGGAAAACAGGATCCTGCACAACCTG AGTCCGCTGCTCCTAAGAAACCAGCATCAGATGAACCTTCTACACAAGGTGTTGACTCCACTTCCAATAGCAAATccacagaggagaacactggCTCTCATACTCCCTCCACTCCCTGTGCTAAAGAACAGCAGAACTCCAGAGAACAGGAGACCCTCAGAACACCAGAGGCTAATAAGCCCAGCAGCTCCTTCCCTTCACATGACCCACAGCCTGTATCAGACTGGGGAGAGGAGATGGAGATACAGTCTCCTAAAAGCAGCCATGGAGAGAGCCCTCTGAGACCCAATAGTAGTGACAGCAATCCAGCCCAGACTAAGAGCCATGAGGAGCAGAACTTCAGTGATATCACTGTGCCCACTGCAGTGGCAGGAAACCAGGATCCTGCACAACCTG AGGAGAGTGCAGCCCCTACAATAGAGCCCGAACAGAAGCAGTCTGGGAGTGAGGCTGCTGTAGAGAAATCCTTGGATCAGCCATGTTCAG GCTAA
- the ccdc9 gene encoding coiled-coil domain-containing protein 9 isoform X1: protein MSAVMDLKTKEEKDAELDKRIEALRKKNEALVKRYQEIQEDKKKAEQEGIAVTTPRKPRSHQSEPERRKIEKENITVTVDLSKHSAEKRVVNDRKPPSLCDDHGPEEGDSRQPQGESPPRQAGSGRLNRGGQRGGGPRPERREPRSDKPDLRTDRPPREGEGGESYSRGGRRGGGRGGRGVPQQSGPGSDRKSKEWEEKRRQNIEKMNEEMEKIAEYERGRRADGEKNPTRNFLDDPRRSGPIPEADRKEGSRRHVRNWGGLDFDNVKTGAEVEKEWTSRRPGGTSSVDMTLSMTGRERAEYLRWKKEREQIDEERLARHRNATGQWRREWDAQKTDTMFTEDPAVSGEGMPESSSRREDNKKPPKAPTFGDFVGQSKPRERNHGGRGKGKGRGQVKSYSMHDNRWEGEKEEEKGKKEEQEQEKEKEEDRPKPPSKKPAEVVEKTVSGGSAEEDDEEWEDASDGEDDDEEEEKKCQNEEKVAKKDYKSPEKTTRSHMHSTPSPKEQRTSRPKVRIPSPQETLSTPEITKPSSPFSPLDHHPVSDWGEEMEMQSPKSSLGESPLKPSSNESSPAPNKSQEEEHVGEVTVPCEVAGKQDPAQPESAAPKKPASDEPSTQGVDSTSNSKSTEENTGSHTPSTPCAKEQQNSREQETLRTPEANKPSSSFPSHDPQPVSDWGEEMEIQSPKSSHGESPLRPNSSDSNPAQTKSHEEQNFSDITVPTAVAGNQDPAQPEESAAPTIEPEQKQSGSEAAVEKSLDQPCSGAVLITDFETVAFRKNSLTAADG, encoded by the exons ATG TCTGCTGTAATGGATTTGAAGACAAAGGAGGAGAAGGATGCAGAGCTAGACAAACGGATTGAGGCTCTGCGGAAAAAGAATGAGGCTTTAGTGAAAAGGTACCAG GAAATACAGGAGGACAAAAAGAAGGCTGAACAGGAGGGCATTGCTGTGACGACACCTCGCAAACCCCGCTCTCATCAGTCTGAGCCAGAACGAAGAAAGATTGAGAAAGAAAACATAACTGTGACGGTTGACCTGTCCAAACATAGTGCG GAAAAGCGAGTGGTGAATGATAGGAAACCACCATCTCTTTGTGATGATCATGGACCAGAAGAGGGAGACAGTAGGCAGCCCCAAGGTGAGAGTCCTCCTCGTCAGGCTGGGTCAGGCCGTCTGAACAGAGGTGGGCAGCGTGGGGGAGGTCCACGCCCAGAAAGGAGAGAACCACGATCTGATAAACCTGACCTTCGAACAGACAGGCCACCACGAGAGGGGGAAGGTGGAGAGAGCTACTCacgaggaggaagaagagggggaggaagaggaggaagaggtgtgCCTCAACAAAGTGGACCTGGTTCTGACAGAAAGTCCAAG GAGTGGGAGGAGAAGAGGAGGcaaaatattgaaaaaatgaatgaagagaTGGAGAAGATCGCTGAGTATGAAAGAGGTCGACGG GCTGATGGAGAGAAGAACCCCACCCGGAACTTTCTGGATGATCCACGGCGCAGCGGGCCCATCCCTGAGGCTGATCGCAAAGAGGGAAGCCGCAGACATGTGCGAAACTGGGGAGGACTTGACTTTGATAATGTGAAGACAGGGGCTGAGGTGGAGAAAGAATGGACG AGTCGTCGGCCTGGGGGGACAAGCTCGGTGGATATGACTTTGTCTATGACTGGCAGAGAACGGGCAGAGTATCTGCGCTGGAAAAAAGAACGTGAACAGATAGACGAAGAGAGACTGGCCCGCCACCGCAATGCTACTGGCCAGTGGAGACGAGAATGGGATGCCCAGAAAACGGACACAAT gttcactgaagacccAGCTGTGTCTGGAGAGGGCATGCCAGAATCAAGCAGCAGAAGAG AGGACAACAAGAAGCCCCCCAAGGCACCCACATTTGGAGATTTTGTGGGGCAAAGCAAACCAAGGGAGAGAAACCATGGAGGTCGTGGAAAAGGGAAAGGTCGTGGTCAGGTCAAAAGCTACAG TATGCATGATAATAGGTGggaaggagagaaggaggaggaaaaggggaaaaaagaagagcaggaacaagagaaagagaaggaagagGACAGACCCAAACCTCCATCCAAAAAG CCTGCGGAAGTTGTGGAAAAAACAGTCTCTGGAGGTTCGGCTGAGGAAGACGATGAGGAGTGGGAGGATGCCAGTGATGGAGAGGAcgatgatgaagaggaggagaaaaagtGTCAGAATGAAGAGAAAGTTGCTAAAAAAGATTATAAATCCCCAGAGAAGACCACTAGATCTCATATGCACTCCACTCCCAGTCCAAAAGAGCAGCGGACCTCCAGGCCCAAAGTGCGTATCCCTTCTCCACAGGAGACCCTCAGCACTCCAGAGATTACTAAGCCCAGCAGTCCCTTCTCTCCATTGGACCACCATCCTGTATCAGACTGGGGGGAAGAAATGGAGATGCAGTCTCCTAAAAGTAGCTTGGGAGAGAGCCCCCTGAAACCCAGTAGTAATGAAAGCAGTCCAGCCCCGAATAAGAGCCAAGAGGAGGAGCATGTCGGTGAAGTCACTGTGCCCTGTGAAGTGGCAGGAAAACAGGATCCTGCACAACCTG AGTCCGCTGCTCCTAAGAAACCAGCATCAGATGAACCTTCTACACAAGGTGTTGACTCCACTTCCAATAGCAAATccacagaggagaacactggCTCTCATACTCCCTCCACTCCCTGTGCTAAAGAACAGCAGAACTCCAGAGAACAGGAGACCCTCAGAACACCAGAGGCTAATAAGCCCAGCAGCTCCTTCCCTTCACATGACCCACAGCCTGTATCAGACTGGGGAGAGGAGATGGAGATACAGTCTCCTAAAAGCAGCCATGGAGAGAGCCCTCTGAGACCCAATAGTAGTGACAGCAATCCAGCCCAGACTAAGAGCCATGAGGAGCAGAACTTCAGTGATATCACTGTGCCCACTGCAGTGGCAGGAAACCAGGATCCTGCACAACCTG AGGAGAGTGCAGCCCCTACAATAGAGCCCGAACAGAAGCAGTCTGGGAGTGAGGCTGCTGTAGAGAAATCCTTGGATCAGCCATGTTCAGGTGCTGTTCTTATTACTGACTTTGAAACTGTGGCTTTCCGAAAGAATTCCCTTACTGCAGCTGATGGCTAA
- the ppm1da gene encoding protein phosphatase, Mg2+/Mn2+ dependent, 1Da translates to MENVFSCRASVYLDQGGRKYMEDFVQIKQDDEPSEDELNAAEYGETGAVENGDRTPQTTEGTPLNKPNYVPDEKAQARAVAFYAVFDGHGGPDAASYAQENLWELMKKQRGFWSRDDEEVCAAIRKGFIACHHAMWKKLPEWPRTATGLPSTSGTTASVVVIRRDRLYVAHVGDSAVVLGVQDDPDEETIRAEEITQDHKPELPKERKRIEGLGGSVIKKSGVNRVVWKRPRLTHNGPVRRSTVIDQIPFLAVARALGDLWSYDFYSGEFVVSPEPDTAVIKLDLKKHRYIILGSDGLWNMVSPQEAVSMCHETDRAKAKSQKTKENVCSAHELVNQALQRWSQRMLRADNTSAIVICLEQVGTFSEPLSPYEVVYNLEGAKCSAAGSSFNAPPNQVPRTDLPSPACEKESTTGQQSADNGTSSCESLESPVTNSDFPGKGLSSKNSSDDNRNNAVTTGKRMLEDLSNPAGKRLRRSLSQPSHNSASSCTSRRRYSERPALRRSGKSQKQSNKVQGLLQEHGNATVCVC, encoded by the exons ATGGAGAATGTTTTTTCGTGTCGAGCGAGCGTGTATCTGGACCAGGGGGGCCGTAAATACATGGAGGACTTCGTCCAGATAAAGCAGGATGACGAGCCGAGCGAGGACGAGCTTAACGCCGCCGAATATGGCGAGACCGGGGCGGTGGAAAACGGGGACCGCACGCCCCAAACAACCGAGGGAACTCCGTTAAACAAACCTAACTATGTCCCTGATGAGAAAGCTCAGGCCCGGGCCGTGGCCTTTTACGCGGTTTTTGACGGCCATGGTGGCCCGGACGCGGCGAGCTACGCTCAGGAGAATCTGTGGGAGCTGATGAAGAAACAGCGCGGGTTCTGGTCCAGAGACGACGAGGAGGTCTGCGCCGCCATACGGAAAGGCTTTATCGCCTGTCACCACGCTATGTGGAAAAAACTGC CAGAGTGGCCGAGGACAGCTACTGGTCTTCCCAGCACATCTGGAACAACTGCGAGTGTTGTTGTAATTCGGCGGGATCGCCTGTATGTGGCTCATGTTGGGGACTCTGCTGTAGTTTTAGGGGTTCAGGATGATCCTGATGAAGAGACTATACGAGCAGAGGAAATCACACAGGATCATAAGCCAGAACTCCccaaagagaggaagagaattGAAGGGCTAGGAGGCAG TGTAATTAAAAAGTCTGGAGTAAATAGAGTGGTGTGGAAGAGACCAAGGCTCACTCACAATGGACCAGTCAGAAGGAGCACCGTCATTGACCAAATCCCCTTTCTTGCAGTAGCTCGAGCTCTAG GTGATTTATGGAGCTATGACTTCTACAGTGGCGAGTTTGTGGTTTCGCCAGAGCCAGATACTGCAGTAATCAAGCTGGATCTAAAGAAGCATCGTTACATTATTCTGGGCAGTGATGGCCTATGGAACATGGTTTCACCACAAGAAGCAGTTTCCATGTGTCATGAAACTGATAGGGCCAAG GCTAAGAGTCAGAAgacaaaagaaaatgtttgtaGTGCTCATGAGCTGGTGAACCAAGCTCTTCAACGATGGAGTCAACGCATGCTTCGTGCTGACAACACTAGCGCTATAGTTATTTGCTTGGAGCAAGTAGGGACATTTTCAGAGCCTTTGTCTCCATATGAGGTTGTTTATAACCTAGAGGGAGCAAAGTGCTCCGCTGCTGGATCCTCCTTCAATGCCCCACCCAATCAG GTCCCCAGGACAGATTTGCCCTCTCCTGCCTGTGAAAAGGAATCAACCACTGGACAGCAGAGTGCTGACAATGGGACAAGCAGTTGTGAATCATTGGAATCACCTGTTACAAACTCTGACTTTCCTGGTAAAGGTCTCAGCAGCAAGAACTCCAGTGATGACAACCGTAATAATGCAGTGACCACAGGAAAACGGATGCTGGAGGATCTTTCCAACCCTGCAGGGAAGAGGCTTCGACGTAGTCTTTCCCAGCCATCCCACAACTCTGCTTCCTCGTGTACATCTAGACGAAGGTACAGCGAGCGTCCCGCACTGAGACGCAGTGGCAAAAGTCAGAAGCAGTCCAACAAAGTTCAAGGTCTACTTCAAGAGCACGGAAatgccactgtgtgtgtttgttaa